Below is a window of Sulfurisphaera ohwakuensis DNA.
CTAAATGTTGTTCTTTTGGAGCTCCCTCGATATCAGATGTAAAAAGCACTGTACCATCTTTGTCGTTTATACCCAGCTGAATAACATAACCAAGTCTTTCATCTGCTCCATGAGGTACAGCTTTTGAAAAAATTAATTTTGTTGAACCGAAAATAAATTCTTTTCCATCTGCTACTTCTATTTTACTAGGAATATCTTTCAATGCTCTAAGAAACTTAGGTGCTCTTCTATATTTCTGACTATTATTTATGTTGTTTGTTGGATCTTTAATAAAGACCATTTTATTACTGTATATCTCAATTGGAATAACATAACCTGGATCGTGGTGATCATAATGATAGTGTGTTATGACTATAATGTCTACATCCTTAGATATTTCATAGATTTTTTTTGCTAATTCAGTCAACTTGTTTACTTCTAATTGGTGAGGAGGAAGTCCATATCTTCTTGGAGCTAAAGATACTGCGGGATCAATTAGAATTCTAACATCCTTAGTTTCAACTAAGGTTGCTTGTGACCTAACTCCCAGGCTCTCAAATGCTAATGGAGTAACTTTCATCTTTTCACAATTATAATCTTATGCTACTAATGTCTAATATTGCTTCTCTTAATCTTCTCTTGAATTCTTCTAAATCTTGATATGCTAATCTAAGTCCATAATTTGTGTTTTTCTTTTCCATGTATTTTCCTACCCCATATAATGTTAAGCCAGATATTGTAGTTAGATGGAAGGGATCATCAAGTCCAAAAGCTATAAACTTTCCCACAGCTTGTAACGTTTTTCCTTTTGGTTCATAATCACCTAAAATTTCTTTCATATAAAATAAATTTTGTTTTACTAGATATAAGAAGTATGGGAATATAATATGGTATTTGCTTGTCGAAAACTATTTGAGTATTATACGATAAAAATCTCTTCTTTCTGTAAATTATTCATTACAACAGCCTTACTATTGACATAAACCATATCCTCTATTCTAATACCAAATTTCTCCGGAAGATAAATTCCAGGTTCAATTGTAAATACCATATTTTTCTCAATCTTTCTCTTATAATTCGGTGCAATATAAGGTTCCTCATGAACATCAATCCCAATTCCATGCCCAGTTCTGTGTATGAAATATTTACCGAAACCATAGTTTGTTATAACTTGTCTTGCAACTTTATCTATCTCACAAGCTTGTACATTTTCTTTTATCATATCTTCTGCCTTTTGTTGTGCTTCCTTAACTATTTCAAAGATTTTTACTATTTCTTCAATAGGTTTTCCAATACTAACTACCCTAGTAGTATCAGTAGAATACCCCTTATATTTTATTCCAAAGTCAAAAATCAGTATATCTCCTTGTTTTATTTCTCTAGTGGTAGATCTTAAGTGTGGCATAGATGTATTAGGTCCAGAAGTTACTATTGGTTCGAAAGACGCACCATCAGCACCATTATTTAGGAATTCGTCCACTAGCATTTTAGCTATTTTCTTCTCATTCAAACCTGGCTTTATGTGATTTATTGTATTGAGAAATGATTTCTCAGCTATTCTAACTCCTTCCTTCATTATTTCAATTTCTTCATCTTGTTTAATTATTCGTAATTCCTTCATTATTTCATTTGCCTTAATAATTTGTGAAGGTGAAAAATTATTTATTATATCTATTGTAAATGAGGACCAAAGAGTGTCATCAATTGCAATACTTTTCCCCTTTTCAATATTTAGTTTCTTGTAAGGATTTTCATCATCAGAATAACTTACGACCGGTATGTTAAAATGAGATAATTGTTCTTCATAAAGTTTGGGAGCTAAAAAGTAAACGTTCCAACTATCTATTATAAGAAATAATGGTCTTTCCATTTGTTCTTCAGTAAATCCGGTTAAATAAAACATGTTACTACCAGGCCCAAGAATTACATAATCAATCATTCTCTCTTTCATTAGTTCTCTGAGTCTAGTTATCCTCTTCATATAGCTTTTTAAGCAAAAGCCCTATATAACTTCTGTGTCTTTAATACCACTAATTTATTCAGATGTTTATTTATTACATAGACCTAAATATACGCATTCAGAGAATCCAGATAGAATAAAACGTGCTCTGGAAGAGTTAAAAGATTATCCCAAAATTTCCCCACAAAAAGTATCTGAAGAAGAAGTTAAATTAATTCATGATGAAGATTACATTAACCTAGTTAAATCATCTAGCAAGAAGGAAAGTATGATTGATGCAGACACTTACACTAGCAAAGAAACATTTGATGTGGCACTCTACGCTCTAGGTGGGGCATTAAAAGCATTTGAGACTAATGGGTTTGCTTTGTTAAGACCACCAGGTCATCATGCTGGTAGGTTTGGAAAAGCATTTGGTGCCCCAACACTAGGTTTCTGTATTTTCAATAATATCGCTTTTCCCATAAGAAAATACGCCTTAACGAAGGTGTTAATTATCGATTTTGATGTGCATTATGGTAACGGAACTCAAGATATATTCTGGAACGATCCGGAGGTTGTACATATAGATATTCATCAAGATCCAAGAACTATATATCCTGGTACTGGATTCCCAGATATGATAGGAGGAAAAGATGCTGAAGGCACAAAGATTAATCTATTAATTCCACCGTTAGGAGGAGATGATTTATATGAAGAGTTAATACCTATCATACAATCTGTAATTGATGACTTTAAACCTAAAATAATAGCCTATTCTGCTGGTTTCGATGCTTTTGAGGGTGATGGGCTTGCTAGTGTAAGAGCTACTGAGTGGACATATTATAATATGGGTTTACTCTCAAATAGATTTGAAAGGAAATATGCAGTTCTAGAAGGTGGTTATGGTGTAGGTTTAATAAGAGGACTTAAGGCATTTATATACGGATTACAAGGAGAAAAGAAGGTATATCCTAAAAATACATCATCAGATGCTGTTAAGAGTAGATTCAGAAATTATCTATCTGAAGAAAAGAGGATATTAAGAGAATTCTGGAAAATTTAACAGGTATAATAGCATTTTAATGCTAAATTGTATGCAGCATTAAAGTCTCTATCTGCTTTGAATCCACATGCTGGACATACAAATAAAGGTCCTAAAACTTCTCCTTTTTTGAATCCACAGTTTGAGCAAATTTTACTTGTATTATAAGGATCAACTAACTTATACTTTATACCCCTAGAATATAATTGTTGTTCTAGTTCTATTTCAATATTTCTTAAAGTATTTCCAACCTTATTTTCAAATATTCTTAAATCTTCTAAAGCTACGATTTTAGGGTTTAACTCATCAATGAAATTTACTATATCGCTTATTACCTTTTTAACCTTATTTCTAATATTTTTTATTTCACTAACCCCTTGAGGATTTCCTAATATTTTAATCATTTCATCAGTGATCAGTTCTTTTCCCCAAAACCTAGTCTTCCATAGTTTTCCGTTTCTCAAAGCTACAATTGTAATTAAATGTCTCACTCCAATATCTACCCCCACAATAGATCGAGGTTTTTCATATGCTAAGTAAACCTTAATGTTGTTTGTAAAATCGATAACCGCGTATAGTGGTATCTCTTCTCTTTCACTTTTTACTATTGCATTTATTCCTTTTAATCTATAGGGATTATTACCTACTATTTCTATTGGTCCATATTTCACTTCATTAGAATTTAATGCTAAATAGTACAATTCTTTTGGTATATTATGTGGTGGTGGTCCTACATCTTGTCCTTTCATTTTCAAAATTTTCGAATATTGCCTTATAAATTGGACTTCCTTGTATAATTCCCTCAATGTTCCGTAATCTATAATTTTAGCTTCAACTAATTCCTCGTTCATAAATATAAATTTGATTATCTATTTAAATGTTTTAGCCAGATATTTCATTAATTGAGCTAAAACTTAATTCTTCAACATTCTTACCTAAATAGTATCCAACAGTAGATGAAAATATATAGTTTTCATATCTATAAAGTTTATAATATTCTTCAATTTCTTTCATTCTATTTTTATTATAATAATATCCAACAAATATTCTAGGACCTTCTTGGTTATTAAAAGTTAGTAATGCAGAATTAAGACTAGAGGCGTACTGAGAAAGAGTACTTAACGTCTCCAAATAAGCAGTTTTAAAATCATTCTTCAAGGAATAATTTTTTATTATTTCTAGGAAAAACAAATAACTATCAGTTGAAGGGTAGTTAGGCTCAGAAAATGCCTTTCTATTTATAGAACCATTATGAGCGAAATATAAATCATGTGTGGATAATCTATAATAGTAGGGATGATTATGCCTTACACCTAAAAGGAAGTTTTTCCCTGCTTTCCTAGCATGAAATATAGCATATATCTCATCTCCCTTAAGCAAACTTAAGTAATCAAAAAATAGAGGATCTTCATAAATAGGCTCATTAGTCTTGTAATAAAGTACTTTCCACTTACCATTTTTTGAAATAAGTGCTATAAATCCCCAGCCATCTGAATGTGAACCATATTTGAAATATACGTCATTCTTGCTGGCACTTAGAAAAGCTTTCAAAACTTCAAAATTTGGCTCTCCTTTTGCTTTAAAAGCAAGAATTCTACACATCTACCATCATACCATCATGAGCTATAATATAACCCTTTGCTATTTCTTTAACTTGATTTTCTATTTGGGCTGGAATATGTGTTATAATTAATTTATTGCGATCATACATCTCTATGAGTTGCTTCACTGAAGTATGTCCATATTGCCTACAATCATCTATACAACTACCTTCATGTATAATAAGGTCTGCATCTTTTGCTTCATCTAATACAGTTTCGCAAGGTTCCAAAGTATCTCCAGTGTAAATAATCTTCTTTTCACCATCTGTTATTATATAAGAAACAGCATAAATACTATGGCATGCTTCAACGGAATATATCTCTAGATCACTAATTTTAGCTTTTGGAAGTTCATTCTCTATTGTATTTGCTGAAATGTTATTGCCACTTTTAACATATGAATCTAAGACTTTAAGAATTCCTGGTGGCGAATAAACTTGTATTTCTTTCATTCTTAATATTTTTCTTTGAACTAAATGGTCAAATAATCCATTTATATGATCTATATGAAGATGTGTAATGAATATTGCTTCGAAATCTAAGAGGTTCAAATCCTCAATCTTAAAATTCGCTCCAGTGCCTAAATCTAGTAATACAGAAGTTCCTTCATTACTTTTAATATATATAGAAGATTTTACCCTCTTTGAACCATAAGTTGCCCCGGCTCCAGTACCTATAAATATAATCTTCACAGATCATCCCTCTCATTAATATCAACTAGGTCGTCACAACAAAGACCTATACACTCGTGTCCTTCTGCTTCTTTTTCTTCCTTATTATTAATTCTCATTTTCTTCTTCAATTAAATCCTTCACCTCTTCATATTTAGGTCCTAAAGCTCCAATAATTGTAGTTGAATATGAAGCTAATTTATTTGCTATTCTTACAGCTGTTCTAAGATCATAATTTTTCTCTAGATACACAGCAAGTGCTGCATTAAACACGTCTCCTGCACCAGTAGTGTCAATAGGATTTACTTTTATAGTAGGTACTAAAATTTTTTCATGCTTGGTTGCTATTAATGCACCTCTTTCTCCCAGTGTAATTATAACTGCTTTTTTTACTTTCTTTAGCAATAATTGAATCCCAGATTCAATATCATCAGTATTTGTGAGCTCCTTAAATTCTATTTCATTAGGAGTTAAAATATCAACATAATCCAAAATCGAGAAATCCTTAAGTATTGCTGGTGCAGGATTTAAGATTCTTATTCCATTAAATTCCTTAAGTGCTTTCTTCACAACTCTTTCCTCTATCTCAAGTTGGGTAAGCAAAATATTTCCAGATAACGCATTATCTATATCCTCTTCATTTAAAAGGGCATTGGCACCCCTATTTACAACTATCATATTTTCTCCCCTTGAATTCACAATTATGTATGCTGAACCGGTTACACTATTTTTTATTTTTACATATGCTGTATCAATTCCTTCATCTTCCCAAAATCTTATTGCATTTTTCCCAAATTCATCATTACCTACTGCAGCTATTATTCTAACTTTTGACCTAAGCCTTGATGCAGATACTGCTTGATTTGATCCTTTTCCCCCATGATTTATATAGATTTCTTTTGCAAACACAGTTTCTCCTTCATTTGGAAATTCTTCTACTTTAAGAATAAAATCTACATTATAACTTCCCACAACGGTAATCATAACTCTTTAATCCTCCTAAGTTTTTGTAAAATCTCATCTATTGAGTTACCTACTAAATAAACTCCTCCATCAAGCATTACAATATCACTATCTAAGCCACTCTCAGATATTTTTAACAATCCTTTTTCTGAAGCATTAAGAACTTTTCTAGTTAAAGCAATAGAAATACAAACTCTTTTATTAATCTTTTTTATCTTTGTGCTTATATCATTTTCTATATTAATTAAAATAGGCCCATCCAATTTTATCTTATTTAGATATTTTATTATTCCTCCAGCTAACGTAGCGACATCTCCATAATCGGTTAAAAATGCAACATTGCTTTTAGTATTATCTTCAATCACTTGTAAAAGTAATGATGGATCTTTCTCAAATTCCCACAACAATCTTTCAAGTTCTTCTCTTGCGAATTCCCTTTGTAATATTCTGTCTATTGGTGCAAAAGGATCCACTGGACCATGACCTTGGCCTAAATCTAAGGAGTATTTTATACTTATTGTAACATATTCTTTAGCTTTTATCAACGCATCTTCTAGTTTTTCTCCTTTAGCCAAATATGCTGTTAAAGAAGCAGAAAATACATCACCACTTCCATGTGTATTTTTTGTGTTTATAGATTCTCCCTCTAATTCTAACTCTTTTCCATCTACTATTGCAAAATCAAATCCACCAACATGACTTCCTCCTTTTACTATTACATTCACATTGAACATTTCATAAAGTTTCCTAGTTGCTTCTATGAGTGTTTTCTTATCAGTTATTTTTATTCCAGACAATTTTTCAGCTTCAAATTTATTTGGAGTAATTATTAGTGAGTGCTTAATAAGCTTCTTTAATGCATCAATAGTATCCTCAGTAACTAGAGGTGCACCAGACTTAGCTATCATAACTGGATCTAGCACTAGAGATATGTTATATTGTATGACTTTATTCATGACAGCATTAATTACCTTACTAGAAGCTAACATTCCAGTTTTTGCATATTTTGGTTTTAAATCTACCATTACCGCATCAAATTGTGCCTCAATAAATTCAGGTGGAACTTCTAAAACATTGGTAACAGAAAAAGTATTTTGTGCTGTTAACCCTGTTACAATAACAGTTCCAAAGACACCTAAACTAGTAAAAGTTTTAAGATCTGCTTGAAGCCCTGCACCACCACCCGAATCACTACCAGCTATTGTCATTGCTACTGGTCTAATCATGAGATAAGAATAAGAATAAAAGAATATTTGTTTTTATTTATTTCTCTTGTAGGGGCATACAGAGGAATAGACGCAATAACCACACTCCCAAGGATATCTAGGTACTTTAGTTCTCTTTAGCGTCTCTTCGGCTAGTCTAATTACTCCTACCTCGTCTGCTGGTTCATTTACTTCATATTCAGTTACTCTGTCTGGAGTTATATACACTAGTAAACCCTTCTTTATTCCAGTCATCCAAAGGTAAATTTGTAATTGAACTTTATGATGCTCATGTGGTAATCCCTTATCAGCTCTAGCACTTTTTATTTCAATTACTACCTTTTCTCCGTCAATTTCTGCTATTGCGTCAATTCTTCCTTTTATTTTCACTTGCTTATTGTTTACTGGAATTTCTCTTTCTATCTCAACCTCAACTTGAGAATTACTAAAGTTATTTTTAATGAAGTTCTCTAATCCCTCATGTACCATATCGCCTAAAATTGTAGAGGGTGTGAAGACCTCTGAAATTGCTAATTCTTTATACGTTTTTTCATACTGAATTTTCAAGGGGCATCGTATTAAGTCTGTGACGTAAAGTGTATTATCATCTTTCGTATGCGTTAAGTAATCTTCCAATTTCTTTTTGAAAATTCTTTCCACTAGCATGTCTTTCATCTCCCTATCTCTGTGAAAACCTTTCCACTTCTTTCTGTTTTAACCCATATTCTAGGTCTTCTAGTAATTTCTAAAAGCAAAGCTGTTATATTAAGTAAAACTACGAAATTCATGTATACTAGTGATAATATTGAGTAGGGAAATTCTATTAAGTGTTTCTTTGAAATAGTTAAAGCAGTGATGAAGCTTACAAATGAGGCAGCAGATACAAATGCTGTTGCAACTATAAATAAGGAAGTCGGATAAATTAGAATTAGTGAGTAATTAACTAAGTTTAATACCATGAAAATGGGAGTTAAAACTATAAGAGCACCATCTATTATTCTCAGATCTATCTTACTTCCCCTTAATTTTAGATTAACCTCAAAGTGTCCTCTGTACCATCTTAATCTCTGTTTTATTAGCCATCTTAAACTTATTGGTACTTCTCTCCATGCCATAATAGAGGGCACATAAACTATTTTATAACCTTTTGATACTAATCTTATACTTAAGTCTAAATCTTCAGTCAAGCTGTATTCATTCCATCCTCCTACTTCTTGTACGAGTGATTTTCTTACAAATGTACATGTTCCCTCAAGTGGTACAAATAATCCTAATCTTGCTCTTCCAGCTATAGAATACTCATAATATAACTCTTCAAGACTAGCAAATCTAGTAATTATATTTTCTCTAACGTTAATAGGTATTAACTTTCCTTGTACTCCAGCTATTTGTGGGTCACTAAACACTGAAGAAGCATAACTTAGTACATCTAATCTTGGAACAGTATCTGCGTCAAATATTCCAATGATCTCATGCTTAGCTACTTTCATGGCATAATTTAGAGCCCTACTTTTACCGTTTGGAACATTTGATGGAGTTAGTTTTACACAATGAACTAGATTATCATAAAGGTTTTCGTATTGCTTGCAAACTTGATATGTGTTATCTGTTGAACCATCTTCAACAACAATTATTTCATATTTTGATTTATCATATTCTTGGTTTACCATCCTATCTAATAGTCTCCCTAATACTTTTTCTTCGTTTTTAGCTGGTATAATTATAGAAAAAGTCTTATCTGAGAAATCTTTGGTTTCAATTTTGTTCCATGTAATTCCGTAAATCGCTAAGAACGAATTGTAAACACTCCAAGATGATACTAAAATACTTATGAATGCTATTATTTCATCTAACATTATGTAAAAATAGATACTCTTTTTTAAATTTCTTTTCTAAAGAGATTAAACCCTATCCCACGCTGATTTTAATATTTTAACTCCTTTTTTAATTTCGTCCTCGGTAGCAACGGATATACTTAGCCTAGCCATAGTATCCCCTCCCCTTAAAAAGAAAGGCTTAGCTGGAACAAAGCTTAATCCCATTTTTATAGCCTCATTGAAGACTTTCCAACTATCTTTCTTTAAGTCAAGAAGTAAGAAAAATCCACAAGATGGTCTATTAAAATCAGTAAATCCAGTATCTAATAGAGAATCTGTTAAAATTTTCATCTTATTAGCATAATGCTCATATAGATAATTCATTCTATTTTTTACTATTCCTTTTTTCAACAATCTGGCCACTACGTATTGATTTATAGTTGAAGTAGAGAAATCCATTTGTTCGATAAGAGATATTTTTTCTGCAATTTCTTCATTTGCTAGTATAAAGCCTATTCTTAATCCAGGTGCAATAATTTTGCTAAAAGAACTTATGTAAATTACTCTTCCATTTTTATCAAAATATTTTATAGGTTTAGGGGTCTCTCCAGCTATAGGTTTATATGGATCATCTTCTAGTATATAGAAATCATAACTATCTGCAAGTTCAACTAACCTTTTCCTTCTATCTTCACATAAGTTAACTCCCGCTGGATTATGACAATTAGGTATTACATAAAGTAATTTAATTTTTACAATTTTCAGCACTTTCTCCAATTCATCAACAATAATTCCTTTTGAATCAAGACCTATAGGAAGAACAACATTACTTCTTAACTTTAATGGTGTAAAAGTTTCTATGAATGTAGGGTTTTCAACAGCTATAGTATCATTTTCTAGAAAATATTTAGATAAAAGCTCAATAGCGTGCTGAGCACCACTTGTTACTACAATTCTGTTTCCATTCAAAGATAAATTAAGATTAGGTATATAGTTCTCTATTTCCTTTATAAGTTCCTCTTGCCCTCCTGCACCAGGATAGAAAAATACTTTGCTACCATATTCTTCAATAATTTCATTATAAGCCTCTTTTATTTCTTTAATAGGCATAACTTTAGGATCTGGCGTGCCGCTGGCAAGATTTATCTCGACTTTTTTTGCAATTTGCGAGGCTAATTCTACTGGAGAAATTTCTATTTCCCTACCTATCCGAGAGACCATTTTCCTCCTATATCAATCTCACTTCCTATCCCATATTTCTTTGCTTTCTCATAAAGTAACTTGAGTATTGCTACATCCTCAAGTCCTATTCCCATGGATTTGAAAACTGTTATCTCATCTTCACTATTCCGTCTTACTTTTCCAGCAATAATTTCAGATATAGGTTTTACTTTATTCCAATCTAACATATTCATCTTTTCAGCCATTATTAGATCTCCAGCTTCCTCCTTTGCTTGCTCTAAATCTTCAACAGCAATAATTGATGCATTTTTTAAAACCTCTGGATATAACTCAACTCTTTCAGGTAAGTTAGAGCCTAAAGCGTTTATATGTGTTCCCTTATTTAAGAATTCGTACTTAATAAAAGGGTCTTTTGAGTTAGTGACTGTTACTATAACATCAGCATTGCAAACATCCTTGTAATCTTTTGCTTTTTCCACTTTTATTCCTTCTTGAATAATTTTCCTAGCTTCTTCTTCTAGTTTTTCTTTACTAAAGACTTTTATTTTTACTCCTGGTTTCAATTCATAATAAGCTTTCACCTGATATTTTCCTTGTTTTCCAAGACCTATAATTCCGACAACAGAATAGCTAGATTTTGCAAGAAAATCCGAGGCTAATACTGAAATTGCTCCAGTTCTAATTCTCGTTATTAGATCTGACTCAGCTAAAAGTACTGGTTCTCCATTATCATCAAAGAGCATTGAGAAAAAAGTACCCTTAATAAATACTTTAAATCCTAAGTAGTGATCTAACCCTCCAGCTTGATAGGTCAAAACACTTCCATGAAATGAAGTTCTTACTCTTTTTGTATTAGTGGCTAGTTTTTGATAAAGTAATATAAAAGAGTTTTTTAATGCATCATATGCATCTTTAAAATTTAATATTTTCAGCACTTCATGTTCCCTTAATAGAAGCACCAATGCTATCAATATCTCTTATGCCCTAGAGTTTAAAAGCAAATATTTACATAAGCTAAAGAATATGGAGCTGACACCCCGTCTTCAAGATATAATTTCTATTTTAAAAGAAAAGAAAGAAATTAACATAAAAGACCTAGCACTAGAATTAAAGATCTCTCCTAAAACAGCAAAGGGTTATGCCAGAGAACTCTATCGTTTAGGGTTTGTAGAATTAGATAATGATAATATTAAACTGAAAAACTCTCAACCAGTCTCAAGTGATGAGTTAAAGAAAATATTAGATGCCCATGAAGCCGAAATTACAAATTTGAAAAAAGAAATAGAATTATTGAAGGAAGAATTAGCTAAAATAAAAAAATCAAGAAGTAAATCCTAATGATAGTTTTAAAACATATACAAACCAATTAAGAATTTTTTCACTTCCTAACTTACTTTTTCCCTTACTTCTATCCCTAAAGGTTATAGGTACTTCAACTATCCTTAATCCAGCCCTCTTAACCTTATACACCGCACATATTTGAAACTCATATCCATCTGCATTTTTACAATCTTTAACTACTTCGATAGCATTCCTAGAATAAACCCTATACCCAGAAGTATTATCTTTAACATCGATTCTAAGTAGGGTCTTAGCTAACATATTTGCTCCTTTGCTAATAATTCTTCTCTTTAAGGGCCAGTTTTCAATTTTCCCACCTTCTATATATCTAGAACCTATAATCAAATCAGCTTTTGTTGCTTCTTCAAACATTTTAGGCAAATAAATAGGATCATGACTTAAGTCAGCATCCATGGTTGCTAAGTATTCAAATCCTAATTCTAATCCTTTAAGTAGTCCAAACCTTAATGCACTGCCAAGACCCTTCTCACCTTTTCTTACAAAAACTATAGCATCCAACTTTCTAGCTATTTCTGCGGTACTATCTTCACTATCATCGTCTACTATAATGATTTTTGCATCTGGTAAATATTGCCTAATTCGTGGTATGAGTTCTTTTATATTTTCCGCCTCATTATACGTTGGAACTAGAACCCCTCTCATTACACATTTCCCATATTTTGTCATTAAGATAATGTAAATTTATTCCAAACTTCCCTTTTTTCTCATTTAAAGCTTTTTCTTTATCCATAAGAACTTTTATAATTGCTATAGGAATATTTGTCTTAGTCTTTACCAAAACAATGTCACCTTCTTTGCAATTACAGTTATACTCAACAATACCGGGTACAAAAAGATCAGCACCATTTATAATATGCTTTACTGCACCTTCGTCAACTGTTACAGAAGGTAACTGTAAATTATATTTTCTTATAAAACAAAGTGTAGGAATTAGTTCTTCTGAAAAAAACGAGAGTAAACCATTAACAAAGTAGTATACTTGCTTTTTCTCCTTTCCAATTTCAATTTTTCCTTCAATGTCAATTCCGTATTTATTTTTTATTTCAGAGATTAGTTTTTTACTATCCTTTTCAGATAAAAAGTGTCTCTGCATCAACTAACCAACTCCTCAAATCTAACTGGCATTTTAGTTATTCTCTTTTTAATACATTGTTCTACAGCATTTATTATTGTCGGTGTAGCTGCTATTGCACCCGCTTCACCAATTCCTTTGCTCCCCGTAGGATGAGGAGATTTTCCTAGAATTTCATATTGCCAATCTATCTTCTCGGGTATTTCTACTGCTGTAGGTATAGAGTAGTCTTGAAAATTAGTAGTTAATAA
It encodes the following:
- a CDS encoding zinc ribbon domain-containing protein; its protein translation is MNEELVEAKIIDYGTLRELYKEVQFIRQYSKILKMKGQDVGPPPHNIPKELYYLALNSNEVKYGPIEIVGNNPYRLKGINAIVKSEREEIPLYAVIDFTNNIKVYLAYEKPRSIVGVDIGVRHLITIVALRNGKLWKTRFWGKELITDEMIKILGNPQGVSEIKNIRNKVKKVISDIVNFIDELNPKIVALEDLRIFENKVGNTLRNIEIELEQQLYSRGIKYKLVDPYNTSKICSNCGFKKGEVLGPLFVCPACGFKADRDFNAAYNLALKCYYTC
- the thiD gene encoding bifunctional hydroxymethylpyrimidine kinase/phosphomethylpyrimidine kinase; its protein translation is MIRPVAMTIAGSDSGGGAGLQADLKTFTSLGVFGTVIVTGLTAQNTFSVTNVLEVPPEFIEAQFDAVMVDLKPKYAKTGMLASSKVINAVMNKVIQYNISLVLDPVMIAKSGAPLVTEDTIDALKKLIKHSLIITPNKFEAEKLSGIKITDKKTLIEATRKLYEMFNVNVIVKGGSHVGGFDFAIVDGKELELEGESINTKNTHGSGDVFSASLTAYLAKGEKLEDALIKAKEYVTISIKYSLDLGQGHGPVDPFAPIDRILQREFAREELERLLWEFEKDPSLLLQVIEDNTKSNVAFLTDYGDVATLAGGIIKYLNKIKLDGPILINIENDISTKIKKINKRVCISIALTRKVLNASEKGLLKISESGLDSDIVMLDGGVYLVGNSIDEILQKLRRIKEL
- a CDS encoding M24 family metallopeptidase gives rise to the protein MKRITRLRELMKERMIDYVILGPGSNMFYLTGFTEEQMERPLFLIIDSWNVYFLAPKLYEEQLSHFNIPVVSYSDDENPYKKLNIEKGKSIAIDDTLWSSFTIDIINNFSPSQIIKANEIMKELRIIKQDEEIEIMKEGVRIAEKSFLNTINHIKPGLNEKKIAKMLVDEFLNNGADGASFEPIVTSGPNTSMPHLRSTTREIKQGDILIFDFGIKYKGYSTDTTRVVSIGKPIEEIVKIFEIVKEAQQKAEDMIKENVQACEIDKVARQVITNYGFGKYFIHRTGHGIGIDVHEEPYIAPNYKRKIEKNMVFTIEPGIYLPEKFGIRIEDMVYVNSKAVVMNNLQKEEIFIV
- a CDS encoding histone deacetylase family protein gives rise to the protein MSLIPLIYSDVYLLHRPKYTHSENPDRIKRALEELKDYPKISPQKVSEEEVKLIHDEDYINLVKSSSKKESMIDADTYTSKETFDVALYALGGALKAFETNGFALLRPPGHHAGRFGKAFGAPTLGFCIFNNIAFPIRKYALTKVLIIDFDVHYGNGTQDIFWNDPEVVHIDIHQDPRTIYPGTGFPDMIGGKDAEGTKINLLIPPLGGDDLYEELIPIIQSVIDDFKPKIIAYSAGFDAFEGDGLASVRATEWTYYNMGLLSNRFERKYAVLEGGYGVGLIRGLKAFIYGLQGEKKVYPKNTSSDAVKSRFRNYLSEEKRILREFWKI
- a CDS encoding MBL fold metallo-hydrolase → MKIIFIGTGAGATYGSKRVKSSIYIKSNEGTSVLLDLGTGANFKIEDLNLLDFEAIFITHLHIDHINGLFDHLVQRKILRMKEIQVYSPPGILKVLDSYVKSGNNISANTIENELPKAKISDLEIYSVEACHSIYAVSYIITDGEKKIIYTGDTLEPCETVLDEAKDADLIIHEGSCIDDCRQYGHTSVKQLIEMYDRNKLIITHIPAQIENQVKEIAKGYIIAHDGMMVDV
- a CDS encoding MBL fold metallo-hydrolase, which translates into the protein MKVTPLAFESLGVRSQATLVETKDVRILIDPAVSLAPRRYGLPPHQLEVNKLTELAKKIYEISKDVDIIVITHYHYDHHDPGYVIPIEIYSNKMVFIKDPTNNINNSQKYRRAPKFLRALKDIPSKIEVADGKEFIFGSTKLIFSKAVPHGADERLGYVIQLGINDKDGTVLFTSDIEGAPKEQHLDFTKKISPNFIIIDGPLSYLLGRALSEEDLDKSIKNMESIVKNGLQYAIIDHHVLRDLNHENVLKPVKEVAKDFGVKVISAAEYLGLEPNLLEAHRRELFKKENKPAKIPRGLAKLLHAGDN
- the rbsK gene encoding ribokinase codes for the protein MITVVGSYNVDFILKVEEFPNEGETVFAKEIYINHGGKGSNQAVSASRLRSKVRIIAAVGNDEFGKNAIRFWEDEGIDTAYVKIKNSVTGSAYIIVNSRGENMIVVNRGANALLNEEDIDNALSGNILLTQLEIEERVVKKALKEFNGIRILNPAPAILKDFSILDYVDILTPNEIEFKELTNTDDIESGIQLLLKKVKKAVIITLGERGALIATKHEKILVPTIKVNPIDTTGAGDVFNAALAVYLEKNYDLRTAVRIANKLASYSTTIIGALGPKYEEVKDLIEEENEN
- a CDS encoding class II glutamine amidotransferase; this translates as MCRILAFKAKGEPNFEVLKAFLSASKNDVYFKYGSHSDGWGFIALISKNGKWKVLYYKTNEPIYEDPLFFDYLSLLKGDEIYAIFHARKAGKNFLLGVRHNHPYYYRLSTHDLYFAHNGSINRKAFSEPNYPSTDSYLFFLEIIKNYSLKNDFKTAYLETLSTLSQYASSLNSALLTFNNQEGPRIFVGYYYNKNRMKEIEEYYKLYRYENYIFSSTVGYYLGKNVEELSFSSINEISG